One region of Serinus canaria isolate serCan28SL12 chromosome 25, serCan2020, whole genome shotgun sequence genomic DNA includes:
- the RBM14 gene encoding RNA-binding protein 14 isoform X2, with amino-acid sequence MRPGIKLFVGNVPEEATAEELSELFAGAAGPVLGVALMKQFAFVHLRDEAAAARAISQLNGHQLHGRRIVVEPSRPRPTNTCKIFVGNVSAACTSGELRSLFQQYGPVVECDVVKGTAPSAVCPSWPITGA; translated from the exons ATGCGTCCTGGCATCAAACTCTTCGTGGGGAACGTCCCCGAGGAGGCGACGGCGGAGGAGTTGAGCGAGCTGTTCGCAGGCGCCGCGGGGCCGGTGCTGGGCGTCGCCCTCATGAAACAGTTCGCTTTCGTGCACCTGCGGGACGAGGCGGCGGCCGCGCGCGCCATCTCGCAGCTCAACGGGCACCAGCTGCACGGCCGCCGCATCGTGGTGGAGCCTTCCCGGCCGCGCCCCACCAACACCTGCAAGATCTTCGTGGGGAATGTGTCGGCCGCGTGCACGAGCGGGGAGCTGCGCTCGCTCTTCCAGCAGTACGGCCCCGTGGTGGAGTGCGACGTGGTGAAAG GTACGGCTCCGAGCGCCGTCTGTCCGAGCTGGCCGATTACCGGCGCTTAG
- the LOC127060629 gene encoding RNA-binding protein 4B isoform X2 produces the protein MVKLFIGNLPREATEQEIRSLFEQYGKVLECDIIKNYGFVHIEDKTAAEDAIRNLHHHKLHGVCINVEASKNKSKASTKLHVGNISPACTNLELRAKFEEYGPVIECDIVKDYAFVHMERAEDAVEAIRGLDNTEFQARPPRRRTPTATSCAGPEQRVTPGCRPPL, from the exons ATGGTGAAGCTGTTCATCGGGAACCTGCCGCGGGAGGCGACGGAGCAGGAGATCCGCTCCCTGTTCGAGCAGTACGGGAAGGTGCTGGAGTGCGACATCATCAAGAACTACGGCTTCGTGCACATCGAGGACAAGACGGCGGCCGAGGACGCCATCCGCAACCTGCACCACCACAAGCTGCATGGCGTCTGCATCAACGTGGAGGCCAGCAAGAACAAGAGCAAGGCCTCCACCAAGCTGCACGTGGGCAACATCAGCCCCGCCTGCACCAACCTAGAGCTGCGCGCCAAGTTCGAGGAGTACGGCCCCGTCATCGAATGTGACATCGTCAAGGACTACGCCTTTGTGCACATGGAGCGGGCCGAGGATGCCGTGGAGGCCATCCGGGGGCTGGACAACACCGAGTTCCAAG CACGGCCGCCCCGCAGGAGGACCCCGACGGCGACGTCCTGTGCCGGGCCGGAGCAGCGGGTGACGCCAGGCTGCCGCCCGCCCTTGTAG
- the RBM14 gene encoding RNA-binding protein 14 isoform X1 produces MRPGIKLFVGNVPEEATAEELSELFAGAAGPVLGVALMKQFAFVHLRDEAAAARAISQLNGHQLHGRRIVVEPSRPRPTNTCKIFVGNVSAACTSGELRSLFQQYGPVVECDVVKDYAFVHMENEADAKVAIENLNGKEVKGRRVNVELSTNVQKKGTGQAPPPALGVDKTKRIGLEYREKFQPKIEGFDQQRRAADAAFPSATGTGYATTPSLYDYQQRFGAKYDAFDAQPRPASPSYFGRDRSPLRRSPTRAGYAAVTLPMTAQPAAYRAQPSASLGATYRAQPSASLGVAYRPQPTTGQAAAYRAQPSASLGSAYRSQPSVGSLGAAGTQPAAANSLGSYGAQPAAAASYGAQPAAANSLSSYGVQSAALASSYSAQPASGYSAGYSAQPAIAAYGAQPAAGSAGSYSTQAVAVHVASYGTQLAAGSYGAQPMDGHAGSYSAQPGAVLSAGYSAQAVAVHASSYSAQAVAGHAATAYQPVAGHSASYGAQPALSTSYGAQPAVGHSASYGAQPATGLPASYGSQPTAAALPAGYGAQTGSSLAASYGSQAAVAAASYKAQASAPLTAAYRAQASGAMAASYPAQQPSSAALAAAYRAQPGSAYDGPSQLGQPAGSYLGLAQAAAAPPYERTRLSPPRSAAYDDPYKKSSSLAKRYGSERRLSELADYRRLADSPLAYRRSPTKSPLDYRRLPDAHSEYARYSGGYSDYLPPARIHSGYQRRL; encoded by the exons ATGCGTCCTGGCATCAAACTCTTCGTGGGGAACGTCCCCGAGGAGGCGACGGCGGAGGAGTTGAGCGAGCTGTTCGCAGGCGCCGCGGGGCCGGTGCTGGGCGTCGCCCTCATGAAACAGTTCGCTTTCGTGCACCTGCGGGACGAGGCGGCGGCCGCGCGCGCCATCTCGCAGCTCAACGGGCACCAGCTGCACGGCCGCCGCATCGTGGTGGAGCCTTCCCGGCCGCGCCCCACCAACACCTGCAAGATCTTCGTGGGGAATGTGTCGGCCGCGTGCACGAGCGGGGAGCTGCGCTCGCTCTTCCAGCAGTACGGCCCCGTGGTGGAGTGCGACGTGGTGAAAG ACTATGCCTTTGTGCACATGGAGAACGAAGCTGATGCTAAAGTTGCCATCGAAAACCTAAATGGGAAGGAGGTGAAGGGGCGCCGGGTGAACGTGGAGCTCTCCACCAACGTGCAGAAGAAGGGCACGGGCCaggcgccgccgcccgccctcGGCGTCGACAAGACCAAGCGCATCGGCCTCGAGTACCGCGAGAAGTTCCAGCCCAAGATCGAGGGCTTCGACCAGCAGCGCCGGGCGGCCGACGCCGCCTTCCCCTCGGCCACGGGCACCGGCTACGCCACCACCCCTTCCCTGTACGATTACCAGCAGCGCTTCGGTGCCAAGTACGACGCCTTCGATGCGCAGCCCCGGCCCGCCTCCCCCTCCTACTTTGGCAGGGACCGCAGCCCGCTGCGGCGCTCGCCCACCCGCGCCGGCTACGCGGCGGTGACGCTCCCCATGACAGCGCAGCCGGCTGCCTACCGAGCCCAGCCCTCGGCCTCGCTGGGGGCCACGTACCGAGCCCAGCCCTCAGCCTCCCTGGGCGTGGCGTACCGCCCACAGCCCACCACGGGCCAGGCCGCCGCCTACCGTGCACAGCCCTCGGCCTCGCTGGGCAGCGCCTACCGCTCCCAGCCCTCAGTTGGCTCCCTGGGCGCCGCGGGCACTCAGCCCGCTGCTGCCAACTCCCTCGGCTCCTATGGCGCCCAGCCCGCCGCTGCCGCCTCGTACGGCGCCCAGCCTGCGGCCGCCAACTCCCTCAGCTCCTATGGCGTCCAGTCCGCTGCCCTGGCCTCCTCCTACAGCGCCCAGCCCGCCTCGGGCTACTCGGCCGGCTACAGCGCCCAGCCCGCCATCGCCGCCTACGGCGCCCAGCCCGCTGCCGGCTCTGCCGGCTCCTACAGCacccaggctgtggctgtgcacgTGGCATCCTACGGCACCCAGCTGGCCGCAGGCTCCTACGGCGCCCAGCCTATGGATGGCCATGCCGGTTCCTACAGCGCCCAGCCCGGCGCCGTGCTGTCTGCTGGCTACAGCGCCCAGGCCGTAGCGGTGCACGCCAGCTCTTACAGTGCCCAAGCTGTGGCAGGTCACGCTGCCACTGCCTACCAGCCCGTGGCCGGCCACTCTGCCTCCTATGGTGCCCAGCCTGCGCTGTCCACGTCGTATGGTGCCCAGCCCGCCGTGGGCCACTCGGCCTCGTACGGCGCCCAGCCCGCCACGGGCCTGCCCGCGTCCTACGGCAGCCAGCCCACAGCTGCCGCACTCCCGGCCGGCTACGGTGCACAGACGGGCTCCTCGCTGGCCGCATCCTACGGCAGCCAGGCCGCTGTGGCCGCCGCTTCCTACAAGGCGCAGGCCTCTGCCCCGCTGACGGCCGCATACCGGGCACAGGCCTCCGGCGCCATGGCGGCCTCCTACCCGGCACAGCAGCCGTCCTCCGCCGCGCTGGCGGCTGCGTACCGAGCCCAGCCAGGCAGCGCCTACGACGGGCCgagccagctggggcagccggCAGGCTCCTACCTGGGCCTGGCGCAGGCCGCCGCCGCACCACCCTACGAGCGCACCCGTCTCTCCCCGCCTCGCAGCGCCGCCTACGACGACCCGTACAAAAAATCGTCCTCTCTGGCTAAAAG GTACGGCTCCGAGCGCCGTCTGTCCGAGCTGGCCGATTACCGGCGCTTAGCGGACTCGCCGCTGGCGTACCGCCGCTCGCCCACCAAGTCCCCGCTGGACTACCGCCGCCTGCCGGACGCGCACTCCGAGTACGCCCGCTACTCGGGCGGCTACAGCGACTACCTGCCCCCTGCCCGCATCCACTCGGGCTACCAGCGCCGCCTCTGA
- the LOC127060629 gene encoding RNA-binding protein 4B isoform X4, with amino-acid sequence MVKLFIGNLPREATEQEIRSLFEQYGKVLECDIIKNYGFVHIEDKTAAEDAIRNLHHHKLHGVCINVEASKNKSKASTKLHVGNISPACTNLELRAKFEEYGPVIECDIVKDYAFVHMERAEDAVEAIRGLDNTEFQGGSQW; translated from the coding sequence ATGGTGAAGCTGTTCATCGGGAACCTGCCGCGGGAGGCGACGGAGCAGGAGATCCGCTCCCTGTTCGAGCAGTACGGGAAGGTGCTGGAGTGCGACATCATCAAGAACTACGGCTTCGTGCACATCGAGGACAAGACGGCGGCCGAGGACGCCATCCGCAACCTGCACCACCACAAGCTGCATGGCGTCTGCATCAACGTGGAGGCCAGCAAGAACAAGAGCAAGGCCTCCACCAAGCTGCACGTGGGCAACATCAGCCCCGCCTGCACCAACCTAGAGCTGCGCGCCAAGTTCGAGGAGTACGGCCCCGTCATCGAATGTGACATCGTCAAGGACTACGCCTTTGTGCACATGGAGCGGGCCGAGGATGCCGTGGAGGCCATCCGGGGGCTGGACAACACCGAGTTCCAAG
- the LOC127060629 gene encoding RNA-binding protein 4B isoform X1 — MVKLFIGNLPREATEQEIRSLFEQYGKVLECDIIKNYGFVHIEDKTAAEDAIRNLHHHKLHGVCINVEASKNKSKASTKLHVGNISPACTNLELRAKFEEYGPVIECDIVKDYAFVHMERAEDAVEAIRGLDNTEFQGKRMRVQLSTSRLRTAPGMGDKSGCYRCGKEGHWSKECPVDRPGQVADFAEAYNEQYGAVRTPYTAGYGETVYYDEAYGGMADYYKRYRVRSYATASAYDAYAEQTMAQYSQYAQYSQVQSSAMAATTAMAGRIPTTLDAYDRALLPTPGAAAAVAAAAATAAAAAASSTYYTRDRSPLRRTAAAASTVGEAYTYERGQLSPVSSVARASLYDMQRFGRDPYADRARYSAF; from the exons ATGGTGAAGCTGTTCATCGGGAACCTGCCGCGGGAGGCGACGGAGCAGGAGATCCGCTCCCTGTTCGAGCAGTACGGGAAGGTGCTGGAGTGCGACATCATCAAGAACTACGGCTTCGTGCACATCGAGGACAAGACGGCGGCCGAGGACGCCATCCGCAACCTGCACCACCACAAGCTGCATGGCGTCTGCATCAACGTGGAGGCCAGCAAGAACAAGAGCAAGGCCTCCACCAAGCTGCACGTGGGCAACATCAGCCCCGCCTGCACCAACCTAGAGCTGCGCGCCAAGTTCGAGGAGTACGGCCCCGTCATCGAATGTGACATCGTCAAGGACTACGCCTTTGTGCACATGGAGCGGGCCGAGGATGCCGTGGAGGCCATCCGGGGGCTGGACAACACCGAGTTCCAAG GCAAGCGGATGCGCGTGCAGCTGTCCACCAGCCGGCTGCGGACGGCGCCCGGGATGGGAGACAAGAGCGGCTGCTACCGCTGCGGGAAGGAGGGGCACTGGTCTAAGGAGTGCCCGGTCGATCGCCCGGGGCAAGTGGCGGACTTTGCCGAGGCCTATAACGAGCAGTACGGAGCCGTGCGCACTCCCTACACCGCGGGCTATGGGGAGACCGTGTATTACGATGAGGCCTACGGCGGGATGGCCGACTACTACAAGCGCTACCGCGTCCGCTCCTACGCCACGGCCTCGGCGTACGACGCCTACGCGGAGCAGACCATGGCCCAGTACTCCCAGTACGCCCAGTACTCCCAGGTCCAGTCCTCGGCCATGGCCGCCACCACGGCCATGGCCGGCCGCATCCCCACCACCTTAGACGCGTACGACCGAGCGCTGCTGCCCACCCCGGGCGCGGCGGCCGCcgtcgccgccgccgccgccaccgccgcggccgccgccgcgtCCTCCACGTATTACACCCGGGACAGGAGCCCCCTGCGCCGCACGGCCGCCGCGGCCAGCACCGTCGGAGAGGCGTACACGTACGAGCGTGGGCAGCTGTCGCCCGTCTCCTCGGTGGCCCGGGCGTCCCTCTACGACATGCAGCGCTTCGGGCGGGACCCGTACGCGGACCGGGCGCGATACTCCGCCTTTTGA
- the LOC127060629 gene encoding RNA-binding protein 4B isoform X3, whose amino-acid sequence MVKLFIGNLPREATEQEIRSLFEQYGKVLECDIIKNYGFVHIEDKTAAEDAIRNLHHHKLHGVCINVEASKNKSKASTKLHVGNISPACTNLELRAKFEEYGPVIECDIVKDYAFVHMERAEDAVEAIRGLDNTEFQGGPRRRRPVPGRSSG is encoded by the exons ATGGTGAAGCTGTTCATCGGGAACCTGCCGCGGGAGGCGACGGAGCAGGAGATCCGCTCCCTGTTCGAGCAGTACGGGAAGGTGCTGGAGTGCGACATCATCAAGAACTACGGCTTCGTGCACATCGAGGACAAGACGGCGGCCGAGGACGCCATCCGCAACCTGCACCACCACAAGCTGCATGGCGTCTGCATCAACGTGGAGGCCAGCAAGAACAAGAGCAAGGCCTCCACCAAGCTGCACGTGGGCAACATCAGCCCCGCCTGCACCAACCTAGAGCTGCGCGCCAAGTTCGAGGAGTACGGCCCCGTCATCGAATGTGACATCGTCAAGGACTACGCCTTTGTGCACATGGAGCGGGCCGAGGATGCCGTGGAGGCCATCCGGGGGCTGGACAACACCGAGTTCCAAG GAGGACCCCGACGGCGACGTCCTGTGCCGGGCCGGAGCAGCGGGTGA